A segment of the Colletotrichum destructivum chromosome 3, complete sequence genome:
CTCGTCTTGTTCTATAGGGTGGAGGGGCAGACAAGCTAGTCAGTCATGCGGATTCAGGCACTGCTTGGATAGAGCTCCAAGCCGCCCGGGGACAAAGCCGGAGGGAGGCTTACAATCTTTTGGCCACCCGGCCCACTGCCCTTGAGGTAGGACTCTTCGATGTCCGAGTCTGGGGGCGGTCTGGGCCTGGGTGGCATCTCGtgcttcttcaacgccgcGGAGGGGGATGCGCTGAAGAAAGCGACGAGGGGCAGGCGATAACGGTgctgcggcgccggcctcgccgcgaggcagcggcagcgcaTGAGGGCATTGGCGCCCACGGTAGAGGCTGCGGCTCCAGCTcggtgggcgaggcgggTCAGAAGGGGTAGCGATAGAGGGGGAGGCATCGCGTGCACCGGGCCATTGTCCGTGGGTGATGGGACTGAGGTTTCGAGATAGTCCGTTTGGCTGGTGTTCACAGCGTTGGGGAGGTGTTGCACTTGATGCCagccggccgccggctggAGTGCATGACTGGTCTAAGGGATGTTGGAATTGGGGCGACCAATCAGTGGTGAAATTTGGTACAGGCGGGGGGACACTGGATGTGCTGGAGGTGATCGCTGTAAATTGGCCGACCCGCCTTTTGTTCTGCTGGCAAGTGTGGACACTGCCGTGGAACCCCGACAGCGCCTCCTTCCACACCTCACGCGGATTCGGTTGCCTTTTGTCGCGCGGGCCCCCATTTCTCTGATAAGATTCCCGCGCGAACCGTCTCGGGCGAAAGTTtggctcctcctcctacttcCGTAAACACGGTAGAAAACACCATCCACCCCGggcttctccttgtcgacggcATTTACGTACGAGCAATTGGAAGGAGATTTTTGGATTAGACTTTCCCTGGCGACGTACATTCCCTCATTTCTTTCCTCCGCGACGAGAACGATAGACTTGGCACACGCAAgctcctcttcgcctcccCTTTTCCACGCATGTGCTTGTGACGTGCGGGCGAGCGAATCCGTCTCCTCGAACCACGGGTCGAAAATCGCAATCCGAGCGACGAATACCCAAATAAGACAGACGCGACATTCAACCACCACCCTCAGCGAATAGTCAAAGAAAATGTCGGCCCTCCAGTCCTTCAGCAAGTGGCTGCACCTGAAGCAGTACCAAATCGAGGTCACCTTCAGTGTCTACATCTTCACGCCCCTGGAAAAGTTCATCTTTTGTACGTTTGCATGCTCTCTGGAGACTATCGccgccaccccccccccccccccccccccccgtcttgATTGTCGCTGGATGAACTCGGAAGAACCTGGCTAACTCCTCCCCACAGACaccgtcctcttcctcctcagcAGCTTGACCATTATTGCGACCGTCCTCTACCTGCCCCAGCACATCGCCTTCCTCATGAGCCGCGCCTGGTTCTACATGCACGGCGACCCGATCGACGCCGTTGTCGAAGCCGTGGTTGACGCTGTTGAGGTCACGAAGGCCGCTGTCGAGAGCGTGctgacggccgggtcgaccACGACTGCCGCGGCCCTGGCACAGGAGACtgtcgagctcgtcaaggagcTGTAGGGTggctctcctctcctctcctctcgcTGTCCCGTATGTGGACTGTGAGAAGGGACAATGGTAATG
Coding sequences within it:
- a CDS encoding Putative small subunit of serine palmitoyltransferase gives rise to the protein MSALQSFSKWLHLKQYQIEVTFSVYIFTPLEKFIFYTVLFLLSSLTIIATVLYLPQHIAFLMSRAWFYMHGDPIDAVVEAVVDAVEVTKAAVESVLTAGSTTTAAALAQETVELVKEL